DNA from Podarcis muralis chromosome 13, rPodMur119.hap1.1, whole genome shotgun sequence:
cccagcagcagccgcagcagccgcGCCGGGGAGATGGAGAGGCGCGATAAGGGAGAAGGAGGCTGCGCTCCCGGCGGCAGACAATGCTGttggagggcggcggcggcggggggagtgTAATGAGATGACGGGCGGCGACGCGGGCCGGGCAAGAAGGACATTGAAGCGGGGAGATGGCAGCAAGataggaggcggcggcggcgagacgGCAGAGATAACAGCGCCTATCTGTCACCGTCGCCGGGACACGTTCCGCAGCGCGGCGGATGGAGGAGGAGATGAGGCGATGAAAGGCGCCGGCCAGCAGACGCCCCCCATTTATTTTCTCAAACAATGGAGCAGCCCTGGCTCGGTCCCTCTTGGTTCCGGCTGCGTCTGGTTTTTTTCCTCCAAGGCAGGAGGGTGAACATGTTTGGTCCATCCAAGGAGACTCGCAGGTTATTCCGACCCAGTTGCACAAACATGAGTCCAGGCCTAGGAGGGTTCCTAGCCGCCATCCTGGCCGGTCCAAAGGGATCCTGAGCATCATTCCGCCTCCACAGATCAGTTCCATACATCAGAACCAGCAGAGTCCGTTCCATACTGGTTTACACTGGCCCAAggctcccgccgccgccccacaTCTAATATACACTGCGCTACCATCTGCTCCGTAATTGGCCCTATGCTAAATCAAGCTGTTTTTTAATAAGCCACGCTGATTGCTTTTCACCATATTTGTGAATTATTTGGGGTTCTGATTCGCCGTTTGTAGAAATAGGTGATTGGTTTCTCTCGCCGCTAAGCGTCTTGCTGCTACGAGATTGTCCCTATGTTGGTTTTGCACTGGTCCAAGCTGCCATCTTTGCAGCTTAGGggtgggttaaaaaaataaatcaatttagTCCACTCCCGCTCCCTATTTTACAACCTGTTCTTTGCTTTCGCTGCACTACTTTGCTGAAATGAATGGTTTCTGAATCTGGGTTATGGCTGCTTCTTGCTGAGACCGCCAGACCCGTCCCGTTTTAGGCTGGTATCTAGTCAATTCCACGGTGCCTTTCTTTAGTGTCGCCCTCTCCATCGCCCAGTGGCCCCAATCCCCGATAGACCTGGCCGAGATCTTCTCGGGAGACGCACACCCAGCCGCTTGGCCGCACGTGGTAGAGGTCCACATTCCCCCCGGAATAGGCGTCTCGGTGGGCGGCGTGAGCCACAGCCTGGCGGGCCAGCATGAAAGCCTCGTCGCGTGGCAGGTCGAAGCGGTACGAGCCGTCCATCACCCCGTAGGCGTAGGGAGACCCGGAGCCCACTGCGAAAATGTCTCCCTGGAGGCACGTGCCATCGCTGTAGACGTAGCGCAGAGCAGGCCCGCCATTGTCCCAGCCGCACAGCACAGTGGCCACGCACAAGTCCTTGTGGCGGCAGCCCCGCAAGAGGAAAGCCAGCAGCTTGGCGGCCCCTGCCACGCTGACCTGGCGCCCACCATGGAGCTGCCGCAGGCGCAGAGAGCACCGCAGCAGGCGCAACCAGGAGGCGCAGTCGGCCGATGTCCCGGACGTGGTCGCTAGGAGGTGGCGGTGGAGGGTCATGACCTTGCGGGCCGACGGGTCAGACACGAGGTTCCCACTCGAAGCGCGGGTgtccgctgccaccaccaccccatggcTGCAGCGGAAGGCCAGCGTGGTGGTGCCGTGGGACAGCGGAAATGGCAGGGGCGCCACTCTCCCGCTTGGGGGTGGCAggggccagctgggggcctgcggCTGGAGGTCCAGGCCCAGGACGCTCTGGAGAGCCATTTGTGAAGGGTTCTGGAAACACTGGGAAAAGAGAGCTtataaaaggagggagggggcctAGATTTTGGGAAGGGTCAGATAGAGGATTGGGGCGGGGCTGGAGACAAGGTGAGATGGGTCAGGTCAAACTGCATGTTTAATGGTGGGGAAAGGAGGGTGACGAAAAGCTTCTGCTAGGTGACAGGCTCTGACCTGTTTTTTTGACACTGActaatttccttttttattttttattttagtctAAAGGCAGGTGGGAGAAGCATCCTTCGTTTATGAGCAGCGGGTTCTATTGTATTCAGTTTGGCAGGCTCCCAAGCCTGTgtctaggactgcagcctaagaagCGGGTGTGCGAGTACTTCATAATGGGGTTGAAACAGTGAGCGGTGAATGATGCAGCAAGAAAAGCTGGGTCTCATTCACACCCCGTGGTGCGTCTTCttcatttatttgttaaatttgtatactgcccttcctccgaagatcttggggcagttcacaacatgaacATACAAAACGAAAACGCAAAAATACGTAacaagagcatagctgtcaagtgtcccttatttggcgggacagtcccttatcccagcgccatgtcccactgatgtcccttattgatgaggcttcatttggctgctggctgggctttctgcctttggctcagaggggctcagaagttgaacatacctgtgcccggaaaatcccttattttggctgctgatcccttaatttcaaatctgtaagttgacagctatgaacaagAGCAAGAACAAACCCATAACCCCACCTTCCACACAGAAGGCCTGGTTCTTTGTGGCCCAAGGCCtgtttgaagaggaacattttcgcctgccacctaaaggtgcataatgaaggtgccaggtaagcctccctgggaagagcaacccacaaatggggagccaccacagaaaaggcccattcacgTGTTGCCTCCCTCTGGACGTCGTGGAGAATGCACATGacgaagggcctcagatggtgatctCAGAtcccgggtaggttcatatggagagaggtggtccttgaggtattgaggtcctgagccatttaagattTTAttggtcaaaaccaacactttgaattgggcccggaaactaactggcagtcagtgcagttgggccaggattggcattacagtggtacctcgggttaagaacttaaattcgttctggaggtccgttcttaacctgaaactcttcttaacttgaggtatcactttagctaatggggcctcctgctgccgccgcgctactgctgtgtgatttctgttctcatcctgaagcaaagttcttaacccgaggtactatttctgggttagcagagcctgtaccctgaagcgtctgtaacctgaggtaccactgtatgcgctcaaaccatcttgcccaggTGTGCAACCTGGcagctgaattttgcaccagctgaagtttttgaaccatcttcagaggcagccctacgtgtAATCCATAGCAGTGATATAACCTAGAGGTTACTAGAGCCTAGATAACATAAGTTAGTGAGTGACCTCCTCTGTCCCAGGGTTGTTCCTTCTCCCGTCTCTTGGGCCCCCAGAGAGACCGAAGAATCTGCCCTAGACTTGAGTCAgagtatttgtccatctagcccaggataAGCCTACACTGACTGGGCATATTTTATTTACTCTTCTTTCTTGCATTGACAACCcatcttctccaaggagctcgaaGTGGTGTGTgtggtccctccccctccctccacattCAATCCCCGCAAACGACCCGTTCGCCAGGGTGAGGCAGTCGCTTCAGGTGGGCTGAGAGGGGTGGCAAATCTGGGCCCCCAAGGAGTGtgctgttctccccctcctgaaAAGAGCAGGGCCACCACCTGCTCCTCTCTAgcctcccttccctcccacccccctcagCATGCCAGAGCTTCCCCAGGCCATGTCCAGTTGCTTCaggtggtgtgtttgtgtgtgccatTTTGTGTTCTGCCTCAAGCGGCAACATTTATTGAGCCAGCCTTGGGAGGTAGTTAGGCAATGAAGCAATGGCTTCATGGTCAAGCAGGGCGTTGGATTCTGGTCTCCCAGGGCCTAGTCTGACACACTTGCCCATCACACACTGGGTTTCAGGCGTGGAGTCTCtctcaggcctacctggagatgtgggGACTTTAGCCTGGGGCCATCTCCTATCTTCACAAGGAGAACTTCCCATATACTTTGGCACCAAGGTCCCTCTTTTTGTAAAGCAACCACCACAACAAAACCTCACTACACTCAGAGCCATCACAATCGAGTGAAGGTATTGTTGTTCCCCCAAGCGTTTGGGTCGGGGGCCGAGTGGAAGCCCAGTCAGACCAATAAAGCACGTTTCACCCTTGCCGCGTCCCCAGTGCCACGTCAAAGGCAAAAGCGATGGGGTTCTTTCTTGGCAGAGGCTGCAATCTGCTTTTGTGTTTGGCTCCTGGGAAGCTGCTTTAGGACAGTCTCTGAGAGAGCAAACTGGCAGCTGGAATTATACAACCAGACACATCAAATATGCTTTTGCTGCTTGCAATTTAGCTCATAATAAATATTGCTTCGTTTCCTCGTCTCCACCAGTTATTGGCAAGGATGGCCTATCAGCGCAAAACAGGCATCGACCAACTCAGCTTCGATTAGGTAGCCCATCGTGCAGCCCAGACACCTTGGCCTAGCGAGAGTGGGTCCCTGAGCCGAACTGGTCCCCAGCACCGAGAGGGttacctctcccctccctcccgcccTGACCTAAAAGAGACGCTGCCCTGTCAGCATCTGTCACCCTCAAATGCGTCCTTCCGCGTGCTCCACCGAAACATGATGCCGAGTCCCCCAGCAGCATCCACCTAGCGCTTGGGGGGCTGGGGGAAGTGAGTGGGGGAATGTGGGAGCCAGGAGGgaatgggaggggtgtgtgtgtgaagaagacCCTCACAGGGCAGTCCTGGTTGTGATCCAATTACATGGTGATGGGGCGATCCTGTACACACTATCACCAGGCCTTGCACTAATGGCTCCTCTCCGCTTTCTCTCCAGAAATGCCTTGACCTTTGCCGAGAGGTTCACACTTAGCTCAGTGATAGTAAAGACCTCTGGATGATCCTGCTATGGGTAGCAACTGCAGGATGCTGCCTTATGCTAATTCAGACAGTTGGtctgcctagctcagtattgcctggcAAGCTTTGGGCAGCCCTAACGGGGGACGCCATCGGGGACCAAATCAGAgcccctctgcatgcaaaacgtCTTAGAGAAAATGGTGCTGAAAGAGGGAGTGCAGGCGGTTTGGCTTTTTTGGGAGGAGGACGTCCCCTGTCCTCCAAGACCATAACAGTTGGCTTCAGTGCCGTTAAAGGTGTACAAAGCAAGCAGGCATTTCCAGCAGATCAGAGCAGGACGAGAGACACCCATGTTAATGGGAAACAGAAGTTCCTTTTCAGAAGATGTTTAGTGCTTACGCTGCATTAATGGGAAGCAGAGCATTTATCACTGGAACTATCAGAGGAGTACAATCTGGAGAACTTCACTCTGCAGCAGAAAAGGTAAGTGTGAATGCATTCCCAACTtggcacggtgtgtgtgtgtgtggtaaattCAAGTCACAgttaagtttataaaatgatgtctgccatggagaaagtggacagagaatggTTTTTATCCCTCTGTCGTAACTCTAGGACTCATGGacgttcagtgaagctgaatgttggaaggttcaggacaggtaCGATAATCAATacaatatgataatctttattatcattgtcccatacagaacaatgaaattgaaaaatctacataaggcattcaaaacccaacaagcctgctatcccagctatcccaacctggttagccccctggtgccccatttttaaatacaatatactcccatacagactcctcacaatgcgtttaaaaccaaaatcacatttgggtagaaactctttctcaggcggctagtcctagtctttataaccctgtaccttcttccagaaggcagaagctgaaagagatcatttctggggtgcgcactatcctgcactatctctgcagctttcttatagcacctggaagcatatatttgatccaaggtgggaagagtgcacccaattattctctccacagtctttacaaccctggacagcattgtttttcccctgactgtgCAGTAAAAGGAAGAACTCCATGCAATGCAGAGTTGAACTATGGGACCCGCTGCCACAGGAATCAGTGATGACCACCATCGTcgcattaaaagaggattagacgaatTCCTGGGGGAGAGGgtcattgatggctactagccctcatggctatgctctgcctccatggctgctcctgaataccagctgttggaaaccacaggagcagaGAGAGCTGTTGTACGCAGGGCAACATttgggcatgtggttggccactgagaagagGGTGCTGAACTAGGCGGGCCTTTGGCTCagtccagctggctcttcttgcATTCCTCTGGGCTTTAACAGGCAGCTGCCAGGGACCACGGATATAGGCTTGGAGTTTTCCCTTTCCACCACCTGAAGCAAAAAGGCTGAGCCAGCTGCCCCACTGGCTCAGGCAGCTGCTGGGGCACGATGGGTGGTAGAAGGGAATCCTGTCTCCGTTCATCAGCATCCTTCAAGTTCACGGCGTTCAGGCTCGCTGGAGAGCAGTGCCATCTCTAGGAAGCCCGTGTGTAAATGCATACGCTCCATCTTGGAGGCTTTCACCCCAGCCGATGGTGCCAGGGAGAAGGTGAAGTGGCTGATACCAAAATGTGGGGATACTGGCTGCTCCCTGACCTCTCCAGTCAAAGCTTCCGCCAGTTCAGGGTGCTGTCGCTCTGTATGGTGATGGGAACTGCCTATTGTCAACATATGACACCGGTGTTAAAAGACTTGCACCGGCTTCCTATCAGAGTTATTGAATTAGTGTATAAAGCCCTGAATAACTTCAATGACTGCATCAGTGAGGCTGGGGGGTGGGCGGGTCTTGTCgaatgggcagcccaggacctccagacacactgaccatgctggctggggttgattgaAGCTGTAGTCCAGAGGGCACCACGTAAGCTATTCCTGCACTAGATGTAGTCTGTCACCATCCCTGCTTAGTTTCAGGTGCCTGGTTAACATTGTTTTATTTGCAACATGACTGCGTCTTTGAAGTTTTACATTTTCTGATGCTttaggtttattttttattttttaaaatttgtgagGTTAAATTCATTCTTTacattctgtttgtttttgtCATTTTATTGTTATAAGCTGCTTTGGGACCTAGATGTGAAAAGctgaaaataaatttaataataataataatagttcagAAGAACAGCGGCACACTTGCACATGAGTCTTTAACCCCTATTTTTCACACTTGCAAAGATCAGACACTTCAGGGTACTTGAATTCTGCTTCTGGATTCCCCAGCTACTACTGTCCAATCATGAATGAGGGGCTATCTTGTTTACTTGTTTTAGCCCAGTATTTGTTGTTGCCTCCAGGCCACCATGTGGCGGTGAGTTCCATAGGAAACGAAACTAGCACTTTGCACATCTTCCACCTTACAAGAAAAGCTCGTTTCCTTTGTCCTAGAATcctagagtaggaagggaccctgtgggtcatctagcccaacccctaaCTTCACTAGTTGCTCAGAATGTAAAGGGATAAAAGCACTCGTCCCTTTCCATCCCCAAACGacatccttccccacccccccacctcccaggaaatgAAGACGGTGACTGACACATTTCCTTTCCATTGACTATTTGCTTTCGCCGGGGCAACCGGTCTCTCAGGTCTAGCCTTGCCCTCACCTAAGATGGCGCCCGGCCTTTTATTCGTACCAGAAAGCCTCATGCAACGGCGCTGTCCCCTCACTAAAAATGGCGAAGCCAACCTCTCACGCGCGGCGTGAAATGAGAACGAGACCGCAACCAAGATGGCGCCCGCCGCTTGCTTATAGGCGTGCGGCTCCCGCGAGCTCTGCCCACACCAAACATGGCGCCCGGAGCCTATATAGGCTGTAGGCCCTGAGTCACGGTGACTAGCCCTTATCCAAGATGGCGCTGGCCAGCCTGCTGGAGCCGCAGCTGCCCGTGAACAGGGCCGGGTTCTTCGGTTTCGGGGCCGGCAACGAGTTCCGACTCCCCGCGCTCGGCACCTGCGGTGGGGGCGGCCATGGGGCGGAGGCCCAGGCCTCGGGGATGCCCCTGCTTCTGGCGGCCCCTTGTCCCGGCCTGGACCGAGGCGCCGCCGCGGGGGATGCCAAGATCGAGCTGCTGCACGGCACCACCACCCTGGCCTTCAAGGTGGGCGGCGGGGAGTGGGGGGACACGCCCCTTTGGGGGCTGAGAGGGGGCGCTTTGGGTGCGAGTGGTGGGGGGGTTGGATGCAtcgctttggggggggggtgagccctACTTGGAGAAGACTCATTGAGACGAATGAGTTGGGTCCTCTCTTGAGTACGGCCAGCATTGGATTACAAACCCAGGTTTTGCAACCtttgtctttgtttgtttgtttgctcaaaGCTGTTCTtgactgtttttattatttgcacgTGGAAGGCAAAGTGCAGCGTTTACAGTGTCGGATTAgggacccgggagaccagggttcgaatccccactcagccatgaaagccCCCCTGGGTGGCTttaggccagtcaccatctctcagcctcacagggTGGTGGGTGCTTCTTGTGAGTTCGTTCTGGGCTTTTTATTATGTAATTTGTGTTTTGATACTGTGTTTTTATGATTGCGAGCCACcatgagatctgtggatgaagggtggtatacaaatttaataaataatattgataattgtttgtttaattaaatttatataccgcccttcatctgaggatcacaaggtggtttacagaaCAAATGGTACGGAATGTTAATGACTTAAAATATATAAGCTCACCTGGGAGTGGGGATGACAAGAAAGATATCTGGCTGGTGGTGGCTGTAGTTAATTGGGGGTGGCGAATAAGAGGCCTTGAACCTGGTGTTCAGATATGTGCTAAGGATACTGGAGTCCATATTGGGGCAATTTGGGAGAATAGGTTGGTTCAGTTGGGGGCATAGAAAATTGGGAAATGGAAGGCGCACTTTGT
Protein-coding regions in this window:
- the PSMB11 gene encoding proteasome subunit beta type-11; protein product: MALQSVLGLDLQPQAPSWPLPPPSGRVAPLPFPLSHGTTTLAFRCSHGVVVAADTRASSGNLVSDPSARKVMTLHRHLLATTSGTSADCASWLRLLRCSLRLRQLHGGRQVSVAGAAKLLAFLLRGCRHKDLCVATVLCGWDNGGPALRYVYSDGTCLQGDIFAVGSGSPYAYGVMDGSYRFDLPRDEAFMLARQAVAHAAHRDAYSGGNVDLYHVRPSGWVCVSREDLGQVYRGLGPLGDGEGDTKERHRGID